The Candidatus Polarisedimenticolaceae bacterium genomic sequence CGGCTTCGTCGGGACCGGCAACAAGCCGGTGCCGCTGTCGGACGCGGAGGTCGACCGGATCGTCAATCAGGTCGCCGTCGCCGTCGACAAGCCGAAGCCGAAGCTCGAGTTCAAGACCGGTGAGGCGGTGCGGATCAACGACGGGCCGTTCAGCAACTTCACGGGCCAGGTCGAGGAAGTCAACGAGGACCGCTCGACCTTGAAGGTCATGGTGACGATCTTCGGGCGCCAGACTCCGGTCGAGCTCGAGTTCCAGCAGGTGGAGAAGATCTAGATGGCGAAGAAGATCACCGGGTACATCAAGCTTCACATTCCCGCCGGCAAGGCGACCCCCGCACCCCCCGTGGGTCCGGCGCTCGGCCAGCACGGCGTGAACATCATGGACTTCTGCAAGAACTTCAACGCCCGCACCGCCAAGGGCGAAGGGATGCTCACGCCGGTCGTGATCACCGTGTACCAGGACCACTCGTACACGTTCGTCACGAAGACGCCGCCGGCGAGCGTCCTCCTGGCGAAGGCCGCGAAGGTCGAGAAGGGGTCCGGCACGCCGAACAAGAACAAGGTCGGCAAGGTGACGAAGGCGCAGGTCCAGGAGATCGCCAAGACGAAGCTCCCGGACCTGAACTGCGACACGATCGAAGCCGCGGTGAAGATCGTCGAGGGCAGCGCGCGCTCGATGGGAATCGAAGTCGTTTAAGCGACGCGAGGAGTCGGAACGTCATGGCCAAGACAGGCAAGAAGTACGCAGCCTCCGCCAAGAAGGTCGAGGCGCGCCCGCACACCGTTCCGGAAGCGGTCGCGACGATGCGCTCCGCGTCGTTCGCGAAGTTCGACGAGACCGTCGAGCTCGCGATGCGGCTCGGCGTCGATCCGAAGCACGCCGACCAGATGGTCCGCGGCACCGTCGTCCTGCCGCACGGCACCGGGAAGAGCAAGAAGGTCGCGGTGATCGCGGCGGGCGAGAAGATGAAGGAAGCGCAGAACGCCGGGGCCGATCTCGTCGGCGGGGCCGATCTCGTCGCGAAGATTCAGGAAGGGTTCGCCGACTTCGACGCGGTCGTGGCGACCCCCGACATGATGAAGGACGTCGGCAAGCTGGGTAAGGTCCTCGGGCCGCGCGGCCTCATGCCGAACCCGAAAACCGGCACGGTGACGTTCGACGTCGCGAAGGCGATCGGCGAGATCAAAGCCGGCAAGGTGGAGTTCCGCGTCGACAAGACCGCGATCATCCACGTGCCGGTCGGCAAGATGTCGTTCACCGACGGGAAGATCTCGGACAACGCGCTCGCGGTCATCCACGCCGTCCTCCGCGCGAAGCCGCCGGCCGCGAAGGGGAAGTACGTCGAGTCCATCTACCTCTGCTCGACCATGGGGCCGTCGATCGCCGTCGACCCCGTCTCGGTCGAGCTGCCCACGGCGTGAGGTGAGTCGTGCAGCGGTCTGAAAAAACCAACGTCGTCACGACCCTCACGGAGTCGTTCCGCGGCATGCCTCACGTGATCCTCACCGACTACAAGGGGATGACGGCGAGCCAGTCGACCGATCTCCGGCGCAAGATCCGTGCGGTCGGAGGGAGCTACCGCGTCCTCAAGAACCGGCTCGCGCGGCGCGGCTCGGAGGGCACGGCGGTCGCGAAGATCGCCGACAAGCTGCGCGGGACCTGCGGCCTCGCGGGGCACGCGACCGATCCGGTCGGGCTCGCGAAAGTCCTCTCGGATTTCGCGAAGGACAATCCGCAGCTCAAGCTCGTCGCGTGCGTCGTCGACGCGCGCGAGGTCTACGGCGCCGACGGCATCAAGCAGCTCGCGACGCTGCCGGGCCTGCCGGAGCTGCGTGCGCAGCTCTTGGCGCTCGTGAACACGCCGGCGACGCAACTCGTCCGGCTCCTCAACACGCCGGCAGGACAGGTGGCGCGTGCGTTGGATGCGCGCCGGGAGAAGCTCGAAGGCGGGGCGTCCTAGCCCCGGGGAACAGGATCGAAACGTCACAACGCCGGGAGTTCCCGGTCGCAACGGAGGATTCGGATCATGGCTGACTTGCAGTCG encodes the following:
- the nusG gene encoding transcription termination/antitermination protein NusG, whose amino-acid sequence is MKQWYIVHTYSGFEGKVKESLRQRADAMGMAEIIEDILIPTEEVVEVKDGKKTRSTRKFFPGYVLVKMEMSDTAWHVVKNTPKVTGFVGTGNKPVPLSDAEVDRIVNQVAVAVDKPKPKLEFKTGEAVRINDGPFSNFTGQVEEVNEDRSTLKVMVTIFGRQTPVELEFQQVEKI
- the rplK gene encoding 50S ribosomal protein L11 yields the protein MAKKITGYIKLHIPAGKATPAPPVGPALGQHGVNIMDFCKNFNARTAKGEGMLTPVVITVYQDHSYTFVTKTPPASVLLAKAAKVEKGSGTPNKNKVGKVTKAQVQEIAKTKLPDLNCDTIEAAVKIVEGSARSMGIEVV
- the rplA gene encoding 50S ribosomal protein L1; this translates as MAKTGKKYAASAKKVEARPHTVPEAVATMRSASFAKFDETVELAMRLGVDPKHADQMVRGTVVLPHGTGKSKKVAVIAAGEKMKEAQNAGADLVGGADLVAKIQEGFADFDAVVATPDMMKDVGKLGKVLGPRGLMPNPKTGTVTFDVAKAIGEIKAGKVEFRVDKTAIIHVPVGKMSFTDGKISDNALAVIHAVLRAKPPAAKGKYVESIYLCSTMGPSIAVDPVSVELPTA
- the rplJ gene encoding 50S ribosomal protein L10, yielding MQRSEKTNVVTTLTESFRGMPHVILTDYKGMTASQSTDLRRKIRAVGGSYRVLKNRLARRGSEGTAVAKIADKLRGTCGLAGHATDPVGLAKVLSDFAKDNPQLKLVACVVDAREVYGADGIKQLATLPGLPELRAQLLALVNTPATQLVRLLNTPAGQVARALDARREKLEGGAS